A stretch of the Orcinus orca chromosome 1, mOrcOrc1.1, whole genome shotgun sequence genome encodes the following:
- the LOC101276098 gene encoding calreticulin-like, which produces MPSFMPLSTRFKKPFSNENETLVVQFSVKHKQGIHCGGGFMKLFPDTLNQEDMHSESEYYIMFGPDICGFGNNKVQVIPHYQGRYHENNKTIKPRINKDTHLYTLIIRPNATYEVKIDNQQVAAGDLEDDWDFLPPRKIKAPYTRKPRKWDERLQTEDPEDKKPEVKSGCIFDNFLLTNNEEFAEEAGNKTWGIRKDIEKQWRELYKEMEKRKQEKEAKKKKEKEEEREDDIWGIEEGSEEDSAEDPGNYRQLKEDDDERAFLGKNVEVHVDQRMNYNWVTSGYYSEANDVA; this is translated from the exons ATGCCAAGTTTTATGCCCCTCTCCACCAGGTTCAAGAAGCCATTCAGCAATGAGAACGAGACCTTGGTGGTTCAGTTTTCAGTAAAACACAAGCAAGGCATCCATTGCGGTGGTGGGTTCATGAAACTCTTTCCTGACACCCTGAACCAGGAGGATATGCATTCAGAATCCGAGTATTACATCATGTTTG GTCCTGACATCTGTGGCTTTGGCAACAACAAAGTACAAGTCATCCCTCATTATCAAGGGAGATACCATGAGAACAACAAGACCATCAAGCCCAGG ATCAATAAAGACACTCACCTGTACACTCTGATCATTCGCCCCAATGCTACTTATGAGGTCAAAATTGACAACCAGCAAGTAGCAGCTGGGGACCTGGAGGACGACTGGGACTTCTTGCCTCCCAGGAAGATAAAAGCCCCCTATACCCGGAAACCAAGGAAATGGGATGAACGCCTACAAACAGAGGATCCTGAAGATAAGAAACCTGAG GTGAAATCAGGCTGCATCTTTGATAATTTCCTTCTTACAAATAATGAAGAGTTTGCAGAAGAGGCTGGAAATAAGACCTGGGGAATAAGAAAA GACATAGAGAAGCAATGGAGAGAActgtacaaagaaatggaaaaaagaaaacaggaaaaagaggccaagaagaaaaaggaaaaggaggaagaaagggaagatgaCATCTGGGGAATTGAAGAGGGAAGTGAAGAGGATTCTGCTGAGGACCCAGGAAATTACAGGCAGCTGAAGGAAGATGATGATGAAAGAGCATTTCTGGGTAAAAATGTAGAAGTCCATGTTGATCAGAGGATGAACTATAACTGGGTAACAAGTGGTTACTACTCAGAGGCAAATGATGTTGCTTAA